Proteins from one bacterium genomic window:
- the hpt gene encoding hypoxanthine phosphoribosyltransferase, whose product MEEDVLTIPPERTVPAMEVLLSADQIHRRVGELAREIDRGFIDETPILIGMLKGSFIFVADLCRAMHIPHHIDFMAVAAYGAGTAASGAPKLLKDLTVNITGRSVIIVEDIVDTGATLSHIRRLLMTRQPRRLACVALLDKRAVEDPELPIEYVGFKIDGGFVVGYGLDLAERYRHLPYIGRLNPTQTEETDSRA is encoded by the coding sequence ATGGAAGAAGACGTCTTGACGATACCCCCTGAACGGACGGTGCCTGCGATGGAAGTCTTGCTGTCCGCCGATCAGATCCATCGCCGGGTTGGGGAGTTGGCGCGCGAGATCGACCGCGGTTTTATCGATGAGACTCCGATTCTGATCGGGATGCTCAAAGGCAGTTTCATCTTCGTGGCCGATCTGTGCCGGGCGATGCATATTCCGCACCATATTGACTTTATGGCGGTGGCCGCCTACGGGGCGGGGACCGCCGCCTCCGGCGCTCCCAAGTTGTTGAAAGATTTGACGGTGAACATCACCGGACGGAGCGTCATCATTGTAGAAGACATTGTGGACACCGGAGCCACTTTGTCCCATATTCGCCGGCTCCTGATGACCCGGCAGCCCCGGCGCCTGGCCTGCGTGGCCCTGCTGGACAAGCGGGCGGTCGAGGACCCGGAACTGCCGATAGAGTATGTGGGGTTTAAAATCGACGGTGGGTTTGTGGTCGGCTACGGGCTGGACTTGGCGGAACGGTACCGCCACCTGCCATACATCGGGCGATTGAACCCGACTCAAACAGAGGAGACTGATTCGCGTGCCTGA
- the tilS gene encoding tRNA lysidine(34) synthetase TilS: MRNRSLPNTAPTGAAGSAADDVLAGVGAYFARFGCPRRGGRILAAVSGGPDSVAMLRVLMELAPAHRWRVAVAHVNHGLRGRESQADEAFVRALARRWGLKFHLRRLRPSACPDTANVQMWAREGRYRFFDSLATRFGYDHIAVAHQRDDRAETVAAAIVDGGGTFALSGIPPVRGRIIRPLYDVSRQAILAYLAAAGLSYREDSSNAAAKYQRNRIRARILPVLAAENPAIVEGLARLGEQLWRQRVYLETRAARIVERSLRPSRTGMLALDAGKLARYDEAFDPYVLRDLIKRMGLAIVPTTATVTRFAELRRRHKQAGTVSLEQGQLIMTWSQGALHVARRSARPRPPVPSLRTRVVAPSAQRRADDRRLARFDLDRLAGAVTIRWPRPGDRYRPLGLPGTKSLSELLADRKVPSFERPFVPVVVDDQGIVWPVGFPIAERVRLTSRTRRVLEARVVEGSWKKTS; encoded by the coding sequence ATGCGCAATCGATCCCTGCCCAACACCGCGCCGACAGGCGCGGCCGGATCCGCGGCGGACGATGTCCTTGCCGGGGTGGGCGCGTATTTTGCGCGCTTCGGTTGTCCGCGACGCGGGGGCCGGATTCTGGCCGCGGTCTCCGGCGGGCCCGACTCGGTGGCGATGTTGCGCGTTCTGATGGAGTTGGCGCCCGCCCATCGCTGGCGTGTCGCGGTGGCGCATGTCAATCACGGACTGCGCGGCCGGGAATCGCAGGCGGACGAGGCGTTCGTCCGCGCGTTGGCGCGGCGCTGGGGATTGAAGTTCCACCTCCGCCGCCTTCGCCCCTCTGCCTGCCCCGACACGGCAAATGTTCAGATGTGGGCCCGCGAGGGGCGTTACCGGTTTTTCGATTCGCTGGCGACGCGCTTTGGCTATGATCATATCGCGGTCGCGCACCAACGTGACGACCGCGCCGAGACGGTCGCCGCGGCGATTGTGGATGGGGGCGGCACATTTGCGCTCTCGGGTATTCCACCGGTGCGAGGCCGGATCATCCGGCCTTTGTATGACGTCTCGCGTCAAGCCATCCTCGCCTACCTTGCCGCTGCCGGATTGTCCTACCGGGAGGATTCCTCGAATGCTGCGGCCAAGTACCAGCGCAACCGGATCCGCGCGCGGATCCTGCCGGTGCTGGCGGCGGAAAACCCCGCCATTGTCGAAGGACTGGCGCGCTTGGGCGAACAGCTCTGGCGCCAGCGCGTCTACCTCGAGACGCGCGCGGCACGGATCGTCGAGCGGTCTCTGCGCCCCTCCCGGACCGGGATGTTGGCGCTTGATGCCGGGAAGTTGGCGCGGTATGATGAGGCGTTCGACCCGTATGTTCTGCGCGATTTGATCAAGCGGATGGGATTGGCCATTGTGCCCACGACGGCGACCGTGACGCGGTTCGCCGAACTCCGGCGACGGCACAAGCAGGCGGGGACCGTGAGTCTCGAACAGGGACAATTGATCATGACGTGGTCGCAGGGCGCGTTGCATGTCGCGCGCCGTTCGGCCCGCCCACGACCGCCGGTGCCGTCGTTGCGGACCCGGGTGGTGGCGCCGTCCGCGCAACGTCGCGCCGATGACCGTCGTCTGGCCCGCTTCGACCTCGACCGTCTGGCAGGCGCCGTCACGATCCGCTGGCCCCGCCCCGGGGACCGTTATCGCCCCCTGGGTTTGCCCGGAACCAAATCGCTCTCGGAATTGTTGGCGGACCGTAAGGTGCCGTCATTTGAACGTCCTTTCGTTCCAGTGGTGGTGGACGATCAGGGCATCGTCTGGCCGGTCGGGTTTCCGATCGCCGAGCGGGTGCGCCTGACCAGCCGGACACGACGGGTCCTGGAGGCCCGTGTGGTGGAGGGATCATGGAAGAAGACGTCTTGA
- a CDS encoding SpoIIE family protein phosphatase — MMHGTLRLDELYSIVTELLATLTGSEGAVLLLHRPRTHHPVIFKIWTRTTDGPHDLPVGVGGELIGWLEARGTDPQPFATPLANIDAAIKAVAGDHVRVERWVPLIHHDHVFGAVAALVNEVNPGAKIDALLQPLAEQAAVALENALLFRRAERQSLENKSLLEASRILSSSLDLDEVLEKIMDSLNRVLPYDAGGIFLVGKDGQVEQIVARGYGAEAPARPESSLLERKARQGLVGWVAVNGQPLIVRDVTQDGRYQNARQQTRSEMVVPIFAGDRLVGVVNLERDIPNGFYEADLDLVTVFAQHAGMAIERARDHASVVEQRRIKGELEVAKSIQQTFLPDDNPRIPGFDIAGLNIPSAEVGGDYYDFIDIIDGQIGIAIADVAGKGVPAALIMATFRASLIAEIRNNYALRSIMQKVNRLLCERNERSRFVTAIYGVLDVRNRIFTFSNAGHNPGILCRADGTILMLKEGGTALGLFEDSVFEERAIGLLPGDLIFLYTDGVTDVVGFDGTMFEMNRLIDVLRANHGRSAEEIVARVRQAVDDFADPEQSRDDITMLAVRVQ, encoded by the coding sequence ATGATGCACGGGACTCTGCGTCTCGATGAACTGTACTCGATCGTCACCGAGCTGTTGGCGACCCTGACCGGCTCGGAAGGGGCGGTGCTCCTGTTGCATCGGCCCCGCACGCACCACCCCGTCATCTTCAAGATCTGGACGCGGACCACCGATGGCCCGCACGATCTGCCGGTTGGCGTCGGCGGCGAACTGATCGGCTGGCTGGAAGCGCGCGGCACCGATCCGCAGCCCTTTGCCACGCCGTTGGCCAACATCGATGCGGCCATCAAGGCGGTGGCCGGTGACCACGTTCGTGTCGAACGCTGGGTCCCGCTCATTCACCACGATCATGTTTTCGGCGCCGTCGCCGCGCTGGTCAACGAGGTCAATCCCGGCGCCAAGATTGACGCGCTCTTGCAGCCGCTGGCCGAGCAGGCCGCGGTGGCCTTGGAGAACGCCCTGCTCTTTCGCCGGGCCGAGCGGCAGTCGCTGGAGAATAAGAGTCTGCTTGAGGCCAGCCGGATTCTGTCCAGCTCGCTGGATCTGGATGAGGTCCTCGAGAAAATCATGGATTCGCTCAACCGCGTGCTGCCATATGACGCCGGCGGAATCTTTCTTGTGGGCAAAGACGGGCAGGTTGAACAGATCGTCGCCCGCGGCTATGGCGCCGAAGCGCCGGCACGACCGGAATCGTCGCTGCTGGAACGCAAGGCGCGCCAGGGGCTGGTGGGCTGGGTCGCGGTCAACGGACAGCCGCTGATCGTGCGCGATGTCACCCAGGATGGACGTTACCAGAACGCCCGCCAGCAGACACGCTCGGAGATGGTCGTTCCGATATTCGCCGGCGATCGGTTGGTGGGTGTCGTCAATCTCGAACGTGACATCCCCAACGGTTTCTACGAGGCCGACCTCGATCTGGTGACGGTCTTCGCCCAGCATGCCGGGATGGCGATCGAACGGGCCCGCGACCACGCCAGCGTCGTCGAACAGCGCCGCATCAAAGGCGAGCTCGAAGTCGCCAAGAGCATCCAGCAGACCTTCCTGCCCGATGACAACCCCCGCATCCCCGGCTTCGACATCGCGGGACTGAACATTCCCTCGGCGGAGGTGGGCGGGGACTACTACGATTTCATCGACATCATCGACGGGCAGATCGGGATCGCCATTGCCGATGTGGCCGGCAAAGGCGTGCCGGCGGCGCTGATCATGGCCACCTTCCGCGCCTCGCTGATCGCCGAGATCCGCAACAACTACGCGCTGCGCAGCATCATGCAGAAGGTGAACCGACTCTTGTGCGAACGCAACGAGCGTTCGCGCTTTGTCACCGCGATTTATGGCGTTCTGGATGTGCGCAACCGTATTTTCACCTTCTCCAACGCCGGCCACAATCCCGGCATCCTCTGCCGCGCTGACGGGACGATCCTGATGCTGAAGGAGGGGGGCACGGCGCTGGGGCTGTTCGAAGATTCGGTCTTTGAGGAGCGCGCCATCGGCCTTTTGCCGGGCGATCTGATTTTCCTGTACACCGACGGCGTGACCGATGTCGTCGGATTTGACGGCACCATGTTTGAGATGAACCGTCTGATCGACGTCTTGCGGGCCAACCACGGACGTTCCGCGGAGGAGATTGTCGCCAGGGTCCGTCAGGCGGTCGACGACTTTGCCGATCCGGAGCAGTCGCGCGACGACATCACCATGCTCGCCGTGCGTGTTCAGTAG
- a CDS encoding type II CAAX endopeptidase family protein → MDTNLPPPTAPEPSPTLPPSPLRRWDGGMALIYFVVAALISFVAALALAGTGGFYTSIIVSEVAAFVLIPLALRPLFDTGWRTWTKAPDVGAGFWLWCMIAVGSFAVVQSNVPVLLDRLWPIPQEHFDFYRQYLAAGSPLELVMLLLTAAVVPGICEEVAFRGLIQTGLRRSFGQNAAILWGGALFALLHLNPWNLIGLWTFGALLGYLRERTGSVYPSIAAHVANNAITLVIFSLQRPEDWEKPPEFLPWYATAPAGLILIHAVLQLHRHTRHTAASKLPTGPLGADQTAL, encoded by the coding sequence ATGGACACCAATCTTCCGCCGCCGACGGCGCCCGAACCGTCACCCACACTCCCACCTTCGCCGTTGCGCCGCTGGGATGGGGGGATGGCGCTCATCTACTTTGTCGTCGCCGCGCTGATCTCATTTGTGGCGGCACTCGCCCTGGCGGGCACGGGGGGGTTCTACACGTCGATCATCGTTTCCGAAGTGGCCGCCTTTGTGCTGATCCCGCTGGCGCTGCGGCCTCTGTTTGACACCGGCTGGCGCACTTGGACGAAGGCACCCGATGTGGGGGCGGGATTCTGGCTCTGGTGCATGATCGCCGTGGGATCATTTGCCGTCGTGCAAAGCAATGTTCCGGTCCTGCTCGATCGGCTCTGGCCGATTCCGCAGGAGCACTTTGATTTTTACCGTCAGTATCTTGCCGCCGGCTCGCCCCTCGAATTGGTGATGCTCCTGCTAACTGCCGCCGTGGTGCCGGGGATCTGCGAGGAAGTGGCGTTCCGCGGATTGATTCAAACCGGACTGCGCCGTTCGTTTGGCCAGAACGCCGCGATCCTCTGGGGTGGCGCGCTGTTTGCCCTGCTGCATCTGAATCCGTGGAATCTCATTGGCCTGTGGACCTTCGGCGCGCTGCTGGGCTACCTGCGCGAACGGACCGGATCGGTGTACCCATCGATCGCGGCGCATGTCGCCAATAATGCGATCACGCTGGTGATCTTCTCATTGCAGCGTCCCGAGGATTGGGAGAAACCGCCGGAGTTTTTGCCGTGGTATGCGACGGCGCCCGCTGGGCTGATTCTCATCCACGCGGTTCTGCAGTTGCACCGGCACACCCGCCATACCGCGGCCAGCAAACTGCCAACCGGCCCCCTGGGCGCCGATCAAACCGCGCTGTGA
- a CDS encoding acetyl-CoA hydrolase/transferase C-terminal domain-containing protein, translating into MQWVEDYRRKLCSAEQAVRIINSGDNVYYGGNAATPNGLINALAARAPELTGVQLYHVLLMGDDPLSRPEMAPHFRHNSLFVGPADREAVNAGRADYIPVFLHQIPRLFYERIVPLDVAMVMVSPPDDHGFMSYGVEVMNANAACTMAKKVIVQVNEHMPRVLGDSFIHVSRVAHIVEHSQPLPELKPRPISDVECRIGEHIRGMLTDGATIQMGIGGIPDAVWSMLDGLKDLGIHTEMLSDGAMNAIERGIVTGYRKTLHPGKVVITFALGTRDLYNFLDNNPVVEAHPVDHVNDPFVIGQNDNIVGINSAIEVDLSGQVCADSIGPKIYSGFGGQVDFIRGAARSRGGMPIIALPSTARNGQESRIVPMLKHGAGVVTTRADVHYVVTEHGVARLFGKNLRERAKALIGIADPKFRDELTRQARERKLL; encoded by the coding sequence ATGCAATGGGTCGAGGATTATCGCCGCAAGCTCTGCTCCGCGGAGCAGGCGGTCCGCATCATCAATAGTGGCGACAACGTGTACTATGGCGGCAACGCGGCCACGCCGAACGGCCTGATCAACGCGCTGGCGGCGCGCGCGCCGGAGCTGACCGGCGTGCAGCTCTACCACGTGCTGCTGATGGGCGACGACCCGCTGAGCCGCCCCGAGATGGCCCCGCACTTCCGGCACAACTCGCTCTTCGTCGGCCCCGCCGACCGCGAGGCGGTCAACGCCGGGCGCGCCGATTACATCCCGGTCTTCCTGCATCAGATTCCGCGTCTCTTTTATGAACGGATCGTGCCGCTCGACGTGGCCATGGTGATGGTCTCGCCGCCGGACGACCATGGATTCATGAGTTATGGTGTGGAGGTAATGAACGCCAATGCTGCCTGCACCATGGCCAAGAAAGTCATCGTGCAGGTCAATGAGCACATGCCGCGCGTGCTCGGCGATTCTTTCATCCACGTCAGCCGTGTGGCCCACATCGTCGAGCACAGCCAGCCGTTGCCCGAACTCAAGCCGCGGCCGATCAGCGATGTGGAATGCCGCATCGGCGAGCACATCCGCGGGATGCTGACCGACGGCGCCACCATCCAGATGGGGATCGGCGGCATCCCCGATGCGGTCTGGAGCATGTTGGACGGGCTCAAGGACCTGGGGATTCACACGGAGATGTTGTCCGACGGCGCGATGAACGCGATCGAGCGCGGCATCGTGACCGGCTACCGTAAGACGCTGCATCCCGGCAAAGTGGTGATCACCTTCGCCCTGGGCACCCGGGACCTCTACAACTTCCTGGACAACAACCCGGTGGTCGAAGCGCACCCGGTCGACCATGTTAACGATCCGTTCGTCATCGGGCAGAACGACAACATCGTCGGCATCAATTCGGCGATCGAAGTCGATCTCTCCGGACAGGTCTGCGCCGACTCGATCGGGCCGAAGATCTACTCCGGGTTCGGCGGTCAGGTCGACTTCATTCGCGGCGCCGCCCGCTCGCGCGGCGGCATGCCGATCATCGCGCTGCCGTCGACCGCGCGCAACGGCCAGGAGTCGCGCATCGTGCCCATGCTCAAGCATGGCGCCGGCGTGGTGACCACACGCGCCGATGTGCACTATGTCGTGACCGAACACGGTGTCGCGCGCCTGTTCGGGAAGAACCTCCGCGAACGCGCCAAGGCGCTGATCGGCATCGCCGATCCGAAATTCCGCGATGAACTGACGCGGCAGGCCCGCGAACGCAAACTGCTCTAA